From Brassica oleracea var. oleracea cultivar TO1000 chromosome C3, BOL, whole genome shotgun sequence, a single genomic window includes:
- the LOC106335834 gene encoding aldehyde dehydrogenase family 2 member C4: MENGKCNGGATAKLPEIKFTKLFINGQFLDAASGKTFETIDPRNGEVIAKIAAGDKEDVDLAVNAARHAFDHGPWPRMTGFERARIINKYTDLIQQNIEELAALDAVDGGKLFQVGKMNDIPAAAGHFRYYAGAADKIHGETLRMTRPSLFGYTLKEPIGVVGHIIPWNFPSIMFAMKVAPALAAGCTMVVKPAEQTPLSALFYAHLSKEAGFPDGVINVVTGFGSTAGAAIASHMDIDKVSFTGSTDVGRKIMQAAATSNLKKVSLELGGKSPLLIFDDADVNKAAELALLGCFYNKGEICVASSRVFVQEAIYDKVVAKMVEKVKDWTVGDPFDSTSRQGPQVDKKQHEKVLSYIEHGKNEGATLLTGGNAIGDKGYYIEPTIFADVTEDMKIYKEEIFGPVMSLMKFKTIEEGIKCANNTKYGLAAGIVSQNVDVINTVSRSIKAGVIWVNCYFAFDLDSPYGGYKMSGNCRESGMDALDSYLQVKSIAMPLHNSPWM; encoded by the exons ATGGAGAACGGTAAATGCAACGGAGGCGCGACGGCGAAGTTACCGGAGATCAAATTCACCAAGCTTTTCATTAACGGCCAGTTTCTTGATGCTGCTTCAG GTAAAACCTTTGAAACCATAGACCCAAGGAACGGTGAAGTGATCGCGAAAATAGCAGCAGGAGACAAAGAAGACGTTGACTTGGCCGTTAACGCTGCACGTCACGCCTTCGATCATGGTCCTTGGCCTCGCATGACTGGCTTC GAAAGGGCAAGGATTATCAACAAATATACAGACTTAATACAGCAGAATATTGAAGAATTGGCTGCTCTTGATGCGGTTGACGGCGGAAAATTGTTCCAAGTGGGAAAAATGAATGACATTCCGGCTGCAGCCGGACATTTCCGGTACTATGCGGGTGCGGCGGATAAAATCCACGGCGAGACACTTCGAATGACACGTCCGTCTTTGTTCGGATACACACTTAAAGAACCTATTGGAGTGGTCGGCCACATAATCCCTTGGAATTTTCCAAGCATTATGTTTGCCATGAAAGTGGCTCCGGCTTTAGCAGCTGGTTGCACCATGGTGGTCAAGCCAGCAGAGCAGACTCCACTCTCTGCTTTGTTCTATGCTCATCTCTCGAAAGAA GCGGGATTTCCTGATGGCGTGATCAACGTGGTGACTGGATTTGGATCAACTGCTGGAGCTGCTATTGCCTCCCATATGGACATTGACAAA GTTAGTTTCACGGGATCAACTGATGTTGGGAGGAAGATAATGCAAGCCGCAGCCACAAGCAATCTAAAAAAAGTGTCCCTTGAATTAGGCGGAAAATCGCCTCTTCTCATTTTCGATGATGCAGATGTTAACAAAGCTGCCGAACTTGCGCTACTAGGTTGCTTCTACAACAAG GGTGAGATCTGCGTCGCGAGCTCTCGTGTGTTTGTCCAAGAAGCTATATACGATAAGGTTGTAGCGAAGATGGTGGAGAAGGTTAAAGACTGGACCGTTGGTGACCCTTTTGATTCCACTTCTAGACAAGGACCTCAA GTGGATAAAAAACAACATGAGAAGGTTCTCTCTTACATTGAGCATGGCAAAAACGAAGGAGCTACGTTATTAACTGGAGGGAACGCTATTGGAGACAAAGGATACTACATCGAACCAACTATATTCGCAGATGTCACG GAAGATATGAAGATATACAAAGAAGAAATCTTTGGACCAGTCATGTCTTTGATGAAATTCAA GACTATAGAGGAAGGAATCAAATGCGCAAACAACACGAAATACGGTCTAGCAGCTGGAATAGTGAGCCAAAACGTTGACGTGATCAACACGGTTTCGAGATCAATCAAAGCTGGAGTCATTTGGGTTAACTGCTACTTCGCATTTGACCTCGACTCTCCTTACGGTGGCTACAAGATGAGTGGCAATTGTCGTGAAAGTGGCATGGACGCTCTCGATAGCTATCTACAAGTCAAATCCATTGCCATGCCTCTTCACAACTCCCCTTGGATGTAG